One region of Natronorubrum aibiense genomic DNA includes:
- a CDS encoding enoyl-CoA hydratase-related protein, which produces MALGDAVQLELDADGPATITLDQPERRNALSEAIAAGISAALDEIEGSDARCVLLEGSGGSFSAGGDIERMIKGIQTDAPIDERVRALERSTNELIGRLVSFPIPTIALVDGAAVGAGANLALACDMQLASERAAFGFVFRQVGLSVDAGTSYLLPRVVGENVAKELVLTGDIIGADRAHELGLVNHVYDADEFDEAVETFVEKITSGPPVALRHANRLLGEGLEKSLEQALTDEAVAQGIAFDTDDHEEGVTAFLEDRDPEFEGR; this is translated from the coding sequence ATGGCTCTCGGTGACGCCGTTCAGCTTGAGCTCGATGCAGACGGTCCGGCAACGATCACGCTCGATCAGCCCGAGCGGCGCAACGCCCTCTCGGAGGCGATCGCCGCCGGCATTTCGGCTGCCCTCGATGAGATCGAGGGCAGCGACGCTCGCTGTGTGCTCCTCGAGGGGTCGGGCGGGTCGTTTTCGGCCGGCGGCGACATCGAGCGGATGATCAAGGGGATCCAGACCGACGCGCCGATCGACGAGCGCGTGCGCGCCCTCGAGCGATCGACGAACGAACTGATCGGCCGGCTGGTGTCGTTTCCCATTCCGACGATTGCGCTCGTCGACGGGGCTGCCGTCGGCGCTGGCGCGAACCTCGCGCTCGCGTGTGACATGCAACTGGCGAGCGAACGGGCCGCCTTCGGCTTCGTCTTCCGGCAGGTCGGGCTGAGCGTCGACGCCGGCACCTCCTACCTGCTCCCGCGCGTCGTCGGCGAGAACGTTGCCAAAGAACTCGTCCTCACGGGCGACATTATCGGGGCCGATCGGGCGCACGAGCTCGGCCTCGTAAATCACGTCTACGACGCAGACGAGTTCGACGAGGCCGTCGAGACGTTCGTCGAGAAGATTACCTCTGGCCCACCGGTCGCGCTGCGCCACGCCAACCGACTGCTCGGCGAGGGCCTCGAGAAATCGCTCGAGCAGGCGTTGACCGACGAAGCGGTCGCACAGGGCATCGCGTTCGACACCGACGATCACGAGGAGGGCGTGACCGCTTTCCTCGAGGACCGCGATCCCGAGTTCGAGGGACGCTAA
- a CDS encoding dCTP deaminase/dUTPase family protein, which translates to MSAENPLADAVDNLVYEPAQIHDHGIDLTVSAVYEVTAPGRLDFGGDELEDADLEPIATDLYDPDDEFGWWHLEGGQYVIQHNEFLTGLDEPLQLQPRNELLARGGSHPSVQVRDHLPLLPLSVADGGLEIKENARVSTLVSVGTGVAHSE; encoded by the coding sequence ATGTCTGCCGAAAATCCACTCGCCGACGCCGTCGACAATCTCGTGTACGAACCGGCACAGATTCACGACCACGGCATCGATCTGACCGTCAGCGCGGTGTACGAGGTCACTGCACCCGGCCGACTCGATTTCGGCGGTGACGAACTCGAGGACGCCGACCTCGAGCCCATCGCGACCGACCTCTACGACCCCGACGACGAGTTCGGCTGGTGGCACCTCGAAGGGGGCCAATACGTCATCCAGCACAACGAGTTCCTGACTGGCCTCGACGAGCCACTGCAGCTCCAGCCGCGCAACGAACTGCTCGCTCGCGGCGGCTCTCATCCGTCAGTGCAGGTCCGAGACCACTTGCCGCTGCTCCCGTTGTCGGTCGCCGACGGTGGCCTCGAAATCAAGGAGAACGCGCGGGTGTCGACGCTCGTTTCGGTCGGGACGGGAGTCGCCCACAGCGAGTAA